In the genome of Augochlora pura isolate Apur16 chromosome 8, APUR_v2.2.1, whole genome shotgun sequence, one region contains:
- the Pex2 gene encoding peroxisomal biogenesis factor 2: protein MTSSQYVSRINQIDAAQLDDEIYKVMRNQVKRIAEYQPMSGIDRWQPEIDALLKFLMWKFSLYRGKSTFGQQLLNLHYENIDRTRSLYYLILTVAPAYARDKLEGSDRARWLAGICDRIANATKLFEFVNFLIFLHRGTQPRVVEYLLGISSQSTITHKPRNIGYTYMTRELLWHGLMELFTIGLPMINLHYWKHMAKRLLTTGRSKTVQAFPKMTVATKCAYCGETPIMPMHAGCEHLYCYYCLMSHFAATSDFLCPECGTKLIVEKARIYEPS from the coding sequence ATGACGTCGTCCCAATACGTGTCGCGGATCAATCAGATCGACGCGGCCCAGTTGGACGATGAAATCTACAAGGTGATGAGGAACCAGGTAAAGCGGATCGCGGAGTACCAGCCGATGAGCGGGATTGATCGATGGCAGCCGGAGATCGACGCGCTGCTCAAATTCCTTATGTGGAAGTTCTCGTTGTACCGTGGAAAATCGACCTTTGGCCAACAGTTGCTCAACCTGCATTATGAAAACATCGACCGCACAAGATCTCTCTACTACTTGATTTTGACAGTGGCGCCGGCATACGCGCGAGATAAGCTTGAAGGGAGCGATCGCGCGAGGTGGCTCGCTGGGATCTGCGATCGTATCGCGAACGCGACGAAGTTGTTCGAGTTCGTCAATTTTCTGATTTTCCTGCACCGGGGCACGCAGCCTCGGGTCGTCGAGTACCTGTTGGGTATCTCGAGTCAATCAACGATCACTCACAAGCCGAGGAACATCGGGTACACGTATATGACCAGGGAGCTGCTCTGGCACGGTCTCATGGAGCTGTTCACCATCGGCCTGCCCATGATCAATTTGCACTACTGGAAACACATGGCGAAGAGGCTGCTGACGACAGGTCGCAGCAAGACAGTGCAAGCCTTCCCAAAAATGACAGTCGCCACCAAATGTGCCTACTGCGGCGAGACTCCGATCATGCCTATGCATGCCGGCTGCGAACATTTGTATTGCTACTACTGTCTGATGTCGCATTTCGCAGCCACCAGTGACTTCCTTTGCCCCGAGTGTGGCACGAAGCTCATCGTCGAGAAAGCGAGGATCTACGAGCCGTCGTAG